The following proteins are encoded in a genomic region of Brachypodium distachyon strain Bd21 chromosome 1, Brachypodium_distachyon_v3.0, whole genome shotgun sequence:
- the LOC100834081 gene encoding ribosome-recycling factor, chloroplastic: protein MALHAVSPAAAASPPCALSSARLPQRPGCGCLSSRSSLLSSSTNFMKLHSGAVGFFSAPLVIQYSDKRAVLRHATIEEIEAEKTIIEDQAKEKMEKAIETVQTNFNTVRTGRANPAMLDRIEVEYYGTPVNLKSIAQINTPDATSLLIQPYDKTCLKLIEKAIVAANIGVTPSNDGEVIRVTVPPLTSDRRKEMTKTVAKLSEEGKVAIRNIRRDAIKAYDKLEKEKKLSEDNVKDLSADLQKLTDEYMKKVEAIQKQKEQELSKV, encoded by the exons ATGGCGCTCCACGCCGtctcccctgcagcggcggcctCCCCGCCCTGCGCCCTCTCCTCTGCGCGTCTTCCCCAGCGGCCAG GTTGCGGTTGTCTCTCAAGTCGTTCTTCCCTGCTGAGTTCCTCCACAAACTTCATGAAACTTCATTCTGGAGCAGTGGGCTTCTTTTCTGCTCCTCTGGTTATTCAATACTCAGACAAGAG AGCAGTTTTGAGGCATGCCACTATTGAAGAAATTGAGGCAGAGAAAACAATCATTGAAGACCAAGCT aaagaaaagatggagAAGGCAATTGAAACAGTCCAAACTAACTTCAATACTGTGAGGACAGGGCGGGCAAACCCAGCTATGCTTGACAGGATTGAG GTTGAGTACTATGGAACTCCAGTGAACTTGAAGAGTATTGCACAGATTAATACTCCAGATGCGACTTCTCTTCTTATCCAGCCATATGACAAAACTTG CCTCAAGCTCATCGAGAAAGCTATAGTTGCTGCAAATATTGGGGTAACACCAAGCAATGATGGAGAAGTGATACGAGTCACCGTCCCACCATTGACATCTGACCGCAGAAAG GAAATGACAAAAACCGTAGCTAAATTATCTGAAGAAGGCAAG GTAGCAATAAGGAATATAAGAAGAGATGCAATCAAAGCTTATGATAAACTAGAGAAG GAAAAGAAACTTTCTGAAGATAACGTGAAGGATTTATCAGCTGATCTACAA AAACTCACGGACGAATACATGAAAAAGGTTGAAGCCATTCAGAAGCAGAAGGAACAG gaACTGAGCAAAGTTTAG